The sequence TCGAAGACGAGCGGTTCGGATCGGCTTTGTTATGATAGCCTTTATCTTCTGCTACTCGCTTCTCTCTGGGGCGTATAGCCTTCCGCAAGTTGTAAAACTTTCGATGGAGCGCGATGGTCTAATCCAATCTAACAGAGAGCAATTTGCCGCGCTTGTCGATGCCGAACGTATAAAAGGCATGTTGACAAATAATCCACTCTATATCAAATTTATTGCGCGAACAAAATATCACATGGTATTTCCGAACGAGACGGTCTATCGCCATCGAGGACACTGACCGACATGCCGATTGAAAAATCGGAGGGAGTGATTCTCAAATCATTCAATTGGTCAGAATCATCGCGGACAGTGGTATTTTTCACGCGTCGTTTCGGCAAACTGCCGCTGGTCGACAAAGGGGGGCGCTCCTTTAAATCCAAACGCGGGCGGCTGATGCCGTTCACGCGAATCGACCTCACGTTCTATGCCTCCGAAAAAGAAAGCAGCGGCTATTTATCCGATATCGAACCGCTTCACGAA is a genomic window of Candidatus Zixiibacteriota bacterium containing:
- a CDS encoding septum formation initiator family protein, which codes for MPRRVNRNKTSIFAPAGNLIKRISLEDSLFRRRAVRIGFVMIAFIFCYSLLSGAYSLPQVVKLSMERDGLIQSNREQFAALVDAERIKGMLTNNPLYIKFIARTKYHMVFPNETVYRHRGH